One stretch of Qipengyuania gelatinilytica DNA includes these proteins:
- the secA gene encoding preprotein translocase subunit SecA, which translates to MFNTIMKSIFGSSNDRYVKSIGKIVNQINALEPQIQALSDEELRAQTDKFRQQLADGKTLDDILPEAFATVREASVRVLGMRHFDVQMIGGIVLHRGEIAEMRTGEGKTLVATLATYLNAIEGKGVHVVTVNDYLARRDAEWMGQLHNFLGLTVGVIVPNLDEFARRDAYGADITYATNNELGFDYLRDNMKHERGQMVQRPFNFAIVDEVDSILIDEARTPLIISGPTEDKSELYVAVDAIVKDIDPEWYEADEKTKNITWTEEGTDEIEKRLMEAGLLETDNLYDVENTQVVHHLDQALKANIMFKKDTDYIVKDDKVVIIDEFTGRMMDGRRWSNGLHQAVEAKEGVKIEPENQTLASITFQNYFRMYPKLSGMTGTAATEAAEFWDIYKMGVVEIPTNVPVQRVDEEDEFYKNTQDKFKAIAKAIKEKYDSGQPVLVGTVSIEKSELLSSFLDQEGVKHEILNARQHEREAHIVAQAGRIGAVTIATNMAGRGTDIQLGGNVEFRIEEELADLAEDDPKRQLEIDRIKAEVAAEKEKVLAAGGLFVLATERHESRRIDNQLRGRSGRQGDPGLSRFYLCLEDDLLRIFGPDTLFARMMNANLEDGEAIGSKWLSKAIETAQKKVEARNYEVRKQVVQYDDVMNDQRKVIYEQRSEIMDSEAVDDVVVDMRHDAINAMVGEHCPPGSYPEQWDIEGLKTKVDEVFDMRFPMEEWLEEDHIEPEIIEERIREEADRRMEEKIAKADPNMWRRIEKSLLLQELDHQWKEHLATLDALRQVVWLRSHAQKQPLNEYKQEAFGLFERMLDKLREDITAKLLRIELAEPAPLPRIDLPELPDFLTGHIDPLTGVDNSDDNDGSRGREALFGALAGSARAAAGPGGAADENPYAGMDISRNAPCPCGSGNKYKHCHGAIGAKA; encoded by the coding sequence ATGTTCAATACAATCATGAAGTCCATCTTCGGTTCGTCCAACGACCGTTACGTCAAATCGATCGGCAAGATCGTCAACCAGATCAACGCGCTCGAACCGCAGATCCAGGCACTGAGCGACGAGGAACTGCGCGCCCAGACCGACAAGTTCCGCCAGCAGCTCGCCGACGGCAAGACGCTCGACGATATCCTTCCCGAAGCCTTCGCCACCGTTCGCGAAGCATCGGTTCGCGTCCTCGGCATGCGTCACTTCGATGTGCAGATGATCGGCGGTATCGTCCTTCATCGCGGCGAAATCGCCGAAATGCGCACGGGTGAGGGCAAGACGCTGGTGGCGACGCTCGCCACCTATCTCAACGCCATCGAAGGCAAGGGCGTCCACGTCGTTACCGTGAACGATTACCTCGCCCGCCGCGACGCGGAATGGATGGGCCAGCTGCACAACTTCCTCGGCCTGACCGTGGGCGTGATCGTGCCCAATCTCGACGAGTTCGCCCGCCGCGACGCCTATGGCGCCGACATCACTTACGCGACCAACAACGAACTCGGCTTCGATTACCTGCGCGACAACATGAAGCACGAACGCGGCCAGATGGTGCAGCGTCCCTTCAACTTCGCCATCGTCGACGAAGTGGACTCCATCCTGATCGACGAAGCGCGTACCCCGCTGATCATCTCGGGCCCGACCGAGGACAAGTCCGAGCTTTACGTCGCGGTCGATGCCATCGTGAAAGACATCGATCCCGAATGGTACGAGGCGGACGAGAAAACCAAGAACATCACCTGGACCGAAGAAGGCACGGACGAGATCGAGAAGCGGCTGATGGAAGCCGGCCTGCTCGAAACCGACAACCTCTACGACGTCGAGAACACGCAGGTGGTCCACCACCTCGACCAGGCCCTCAAGGCCAACATCATGTTCAAGAAGGACACGGATTACATCGTGAAGGACGACAAGGTCGTCATCATCGATGAGTTTACCGGCCGCATGATGGACGGCCGCCGCTGGTCGAACGGCCTTCATCAGGCAGTGGAAGCCAAGGAAGGCGTCAAGATCGAGCCCGAGAACCAGACGCTCGCCTCGATCACCTTCCAGAACTACTTCCGCATGTATCCCAAGCTGTCCGGCATGACCGGTACGGCGGCCACCGAAGCGGCCGAATTCTGGGACATCTACAAGATGGGCGTGGTCGAGATCCCGACCAACGTCCCCGTCCAGCGCGTCGACGAGGAAGACGAATTTTACAAGAACACGCAGGACAAGTTCAAAGCCATCGCCAAGGCGATCAAGGAAAAGTACGACAGCGGCCAGCCGGTCCTCGTCGGCACCGTGTCGATCGAGAAGAGCGAACTGCTCTCCAGCTTCCTCGACCAGGAAGGCGTGAAGCACGAAATCCTCAACGCGCGCCAGCACGAGCGTGAAGCCCACATCGTCGCGCAGGCGGGCCGTATCGGCGCCGTCACCATCGCCACCAACATGGCCGGCCGCGGTACCGACATCCAGCTCGGCGGTAATGTCGAATTCCGCATCGAGGAAGAGCTTGCCGACCTCGCCGAGGACGATCCCAAGCGCCAGCTCGAGATCGATCGTATCAAGGCCGAAGTCGCGGCGGAAAAGGAAAAGGTCCTCGCAGCGGGCGGCCTGTTCGTCCTTGCGACCGAACGCCATGAAAGCCGCCGCATCGATAACCAGCTGCGCGGTCGTTCGGGCCGCCAGGGCGATCCGGGCCTGTCGCGCTTCTACCTCTGCCTCGAAGACGATCTCCTGCGCATCTTCGGGCCGGACACGCTGTTCGCCCGCATGATGAACGCCAACCTGGAAGACGGCGAAGCGATCGGTTCGAAGTGGCTCTCGAAAGCTATCGAGACCGCGCAGAAGAAGGTCGAAGCGCGCAACTACGAAGTGCGTAAGCAGGTCGTGCAGTATGACGATGTCATGAACGACCAGCGCAAGGTCATCTACGAGCAGCGCTCGGAAATCATGGACAGCGAAGCCGTCGACGACGTCGTGGTCGACATGCGTCACGATGCGATCAACGCGATGGTCGGCGAACACTGCCCGCCGGGTTCCTATCCGGAGCAGTGGGATATCGAAGGTCTCAAGACCAAGGTCGACGAAGTCTTCGACATGCGCTTCCCGATGGAAGAATGGCTTGAGGAAGATCACATCGAGCCGGAAATCATCGAAGAGCGTATCCGCGAGGAAGCGGATCGCCGGATGGAAGAGAAAATCGCGAAGGCCGACCCGAACATGTGGCGCCGGATCGAGAAGAGCCTGCTGCTGCAGGAACTCGACCACCAGTGGAAGGAACACCTCGCCACGCTCGACGCGCTGCGCCAGGTGGTGTGGTTGCGCTCGCACGCGCAGAAGCAGCCGCTCAACGAGTACAAGCAGGAAGCTTTCGGCCTGTTCGAACGCATGCTCGACAAGCTGCGTGAAGACATCACCGCCAAGCTCCTGCGCATTGAGCTGGCAGAGCCGGCGCCGCTCCCGCGGATCGATCTGCCCGAGCTGCCCGATTTCCTCACCGGCCATATCGACCCGCTTACCGGCGTCGACAATTCGGACGACAATGACGGATCGCGCGGCCGCGAAGCTCTGTTCGGCGCGCTTGCAGGCAGCGCGCGCGCTGCAGCGGGACCGGGCGGCGCTGCCGATGAAAATCCCTATGCGGGGATGGACATCAGCCGCAACGCACCGTGCCCCTGTGGCTCGGGCAACAAGTACAAGCACTGCCACGGCGCGATCGGCGCCAAGGCCTGA
- a CDS encoding GNAT family N-acetyltransferase, which yields MDDAEITLPEGFSQAGKEDAFAIGEITADAFRNDPFNQWLFGNYKGIRSLFHMQARRIYVPRGFVYNIGDQGAAMWMLPGGDASFSQLDYAAFALPTVWHCGLKAVKKGIKTGEAMERAHPTFEHAYLFSIGVRPSQQGKGLGRKLIQPVLDACDRTGTRAYLENSNPANTGFYASCGFEACGEIRPTPDAPPLVPMVREPRPL from the coding sequence GTGGACGATGCGGAAATCACTTTACCGGAAGGGTTCTCGCAGGCCGGCAAGGAAGATGCCTTCGCCATCGGCGAAATCACCGCGGACGCATTCCGCAACGATCCCTTCAACCAGTGGCTCTTCGGCAATTACAAGGGCATCCGCTCGCTCTTCCATATGCAGGCGCGGCGGATCTACGTCCCTCGGGGATTTGTTTACAATATCGGCGATCAAGGGGCGGCAATGTGGATGTTGCCGGGCGGCGATGCCTCGTTTTCGCAGCTGGACTATGCCGCATTCGCGCTGCCGACAGTCTGGCACTGCGGACTGAAAGCGGTGAAAAAAGGTATCAAAACCGGCGAGGCGATGGAGCGCGCGCACCCCACCTTCGAACATGCCTATCTCTTCAGCATCGGCGTCAGGCCATCGCAGCAGGGCAAGGGGCTAGGCCGGAAGCTCATCCAGCCTGTGCTGGACGCCTGCGACCGCACCGGCACCCGCGCCTACCTGGAGAATTCCAACCCCGCCAATACCGGCTTTTACGCCAGCTGCGGGTTCGAGGCGTGCGGGGAGATCCGGCCGACACCGGACGCTCCGCCGCTGGTCCCGATGGTGAGAGAACCGCGCCCGCTCTAA
- a CDS encoding sulfite exporter TauE/SafE family protein yields MPLLIVAFLITALLYASVGFGGGSTYNALLALAGIDYRILPLIALSCNIVVVAGSSLRFARAKVTPWRGAVTLTALAAPAALLGGLTPIGEGAFLNLLGASLALTAVTMLLPIAKHEGEPLRWARAIPFLAAPLGYLAGLVGIGGGIFLAPILHLARWDNPRAIAATASFFILVNSAFGIAGQILKGGEGRVLAAIDAGLPLLIAVAIGGQIGSLLALKFMPQRWIRVGTAALTAWVGLRLLLAM; encoded by the coding sequence ATGCCGCTACTCATAGTCGCCTTCCTTATCACGGCACTGCTCTACGCGAGCGTGGGCTTCGGCGGAGGCTCCACATATAATGCGCTCCTGGCGCTGGCAGGGATCGATTATCGCATCCTCCCGCTCATCGCGCTGAGCTGCAACATCGTTGTGGTTGCAGGAAGCTCGCTGCGTTTCGCCCGTGCCAAGGTGACCCCCTGGCGCGGGGCAGTCACGTTGACCGCGCTGGCCGCCCCTGCCGCGCTTCTCGGGGGGCTGACACCGATAGGCGAGGGAGCGTTCCTGAACCTGCTCGGCGCAAGTCTTGCACTGACAGCGGTCACCATGCTGCTGCCGATAGCGAAGCACGAAGGAGAGCCGCTTCGCTGGGCGCGCGCAATTCCGTTCCTCGCCGCTCCGCTAGGGTATCTGGCCGGACTGGTCGGCATCGGCGGCGGCATCTTCCTTGCCCCGATCCTGCACCTTGCCCGCTGGGACAATCCGCGCGCCATCGCGGCGACGGCGAGCTTCTTCATTCTGGTGAACTCGGCCTTCGGCATTGCCGGCCAGATCCTGAAAGGCGGGGAGGGGCGCGTGCTCGCCGCAATCGACGCAGGATTGCCGCTTCTGATAGCCGTCGCAATCGGGGGGCAGATCGGCAGCCTGCTGGCTCTCAAATTCATGCCGCAGCGCTGGATTCGCGTGGGTACGGCCGCTCTCACCGCATGGGTGGGGCTGAGGCTGCTGCTTGCGATGTAG
- a CDS encoding calcium-binding protein encodes MKFRSLIAAAEKPSFQDIDGTDGPDDILGTPDADTITGRAGADSIDGADGNDTVYGGLDDDTIFGGAGDDTIFGQGNYDRLYGGDGDDVIHGGNGFDTVEGNEGNDRLFGNGGNDILRGGAGMDELRGGTDNDQLYGGSEDDELRGEQGNDIIYGEGGADIIYGGADVDRMYGGWGNDRLIGGDGSDVADGGEGDDAIYGGAGWDSLSGGNGNDIVEGQNGNDTLNGDAGSDALYGHLGDDTLNGGDDDDFIDGGEGDDTISGGQGVDSILGGNGNDVIYGNGQSDVIDAGAGLNTVFGGWGDDLISGGSDADTIYGEQGNDTLNGNEGDDLIYGGEGDDEISGDLGNDTINGDAGSDLIFAGAGDDDVFAGDDADRVEGGTGQDHIFGGAGDDEIFGQDDDDVLWGESGNDFISGGAGDDFIFGNFGDDELEGGDGNDVIYGLRDTDIINGGAGDDTLYGGDGSDTLTGGSGFDSFAFEDALGGGVDDITDFVSGADRLVLAEWIFSVGYTGVLQANEFQLGTEADDADDRLIYDQATGDLYYDPDGNGAEEQVLFANLGAGTVLAASDIEISAGQSQMSDKSLWAPVQDLASSELAIF; translated from the coding sequence ATGAAATTCAGAAGCCTCATCGCCGCAGCAGAGAAGCCGTCCTTTCAGGATATCGACGGAACGGATGGTCCAGACGATATTCTTGGAACTCCCGATGCCGACACCATCACTGGTCGCGCCGGTGCAGACAGCATCGACGGTGCTGATGGTAACGATACGGTCTACGGCGGGCTCGACGACGACACGATCTTCGGTGGAGCCGGAGATGATACCATCTTCGGTCAGGGCAACTACGATCGTCTCTACGGCGGCGATGGCGATGACGTGATTCATGGAGGCAATGGCTTCGATACCGTCGAGGGAAACGAAGGCAATGACCGGCTCTTCGGCAATGGCGGCAACGATATCTTGCGTGGCGGCGCGGGCATGGACGAGCTGCGCGGTGGAACCGATAATGACCAGCTCTACGGTGGCAGCGAAGACGACGAGCTACGCGGCGAACAGGGCAACGATATCATTTATGGCGAAGGCGGAGCCGACATCATTTATGGCGGTGCCGATGTAGATCGTATGTATGGCGGCTGGGGCAATGACCGTCTGATCGGCGGCGATGGAAGTGATGTCGCTGACGGAGGCGAAGGGGACGACGCAATTTATGGCGGCGCCGGTTGGGACTCGCTGTCGGGTGGCAATGGGAACGACATCGTAGAGGGCCAGAACGGAAACGACACGCTCAACGGCGACGCCGGGAGCGATGCGCTCTATGGTCATCTGGGCGATGACACGCTCAACGGTGGTGACGATGATGACTTCATCGATGGCGGTGAAGGTGATGACACCATTTCCGGCGGCCAAGGGGTGGACTCGATTCTTGGCGGGAATGGAAACGATGTCATCTATGGTAACGGACAATCCGACGTCATCGATGCCGGTGCCGGACTGAATACGGTCTTTGGTGGCTGGGGCGACGACCTCATCAGCGGCGGAAGCGATGCTGATACCATCTATGGCGAACAGGGGAACGACACCCTCAATGGAAATGAGGGTGACGACCTGATCTACGGTGGTGAAGGTGATGACGAGATATCCGGAGATTTGGGGAACGACACGATAAATGGTGACGCCGGATCGGACCTGATTTTCGCAGGTGCTGGCGATGACGACGTGTTCGCTGGGGACGATGCCGACCGCGTAGAAGGTGGCACTGGCCAGGACCATATTTTCGGCGGCGCCGGAGATGACGAGATCTTCGGGCAAGACGATGACGATGTCCTCTGGGGCGAGAGCGGAAACGATTTCATCTCGGGCGGTGCCGGTGACGATTTTATCTTCGGCAACTTTGGGGACGATGAACTCGAAGGCGGTGACGGCAACGACGTCATCTATGGTCTTCGTGACACGGACATCATTAATGGGGGTGCCGGCGACGACACCCTTTATGGCGGCGACGGATCGGACACGCTGACTGGCGGGTCAGGTTTCGATAGCTTTGCCTTCGAAGATGCTCTGGGCGGCGGCGTGGATGACATTACCGACTTCGTGAGCGGCGCCGATCGCCTTGTTCTTGCAGAATGGATATTCTCGGTGGGTTATACGGGTGTTCTTCAAGCAAATGAGTTCCAGCTGGGGACCGAAGCGGACGACGCCGACGACCGACTGATCTACGATCAGGCAACCGGTGATCTCTACTACGATCCAGACGGCAATGGTGCCGAGGAACAGGTGCTCTTCGCAAATCTTGGCGCAGGTACAGTTCTCGCGGCCTCCGACATCGAGATTTCGGCTGGCCAGTCCCAGATGTCAGACAAGTCCCTGTGGGCTCCGGTCCAGGATTTGGCGAGTAGCGAACTCGCCATCTTCTAA
- a CDS encoding FxDxF family PEP-CTERM protein yields MKKLALALAGGAAFAIAAPAQAATVIDLEGDGSGTLTGEFTGSVRTAGAFSQMFTFFLPENGFTASSITTIAITMAGNIDFTSVTLNGQEFTLSPTGFVENGFIQLFTRAGEQTLIVNGISGTNAGFSGVVTFTPGVPEPGMWLLMILGFGAVGGAMRYRRRQNHKVSTKFSFA; encoded by the coding sequence ATGAAGAAACTTGCATTGGCCCTAGCCGGAGGCGCAGCGTTCGCTATTGCTGCGCCGGCTCAGGCCGCCACTGTTATCGATCTGGAAGGTGACGGTTCGGGTACACTGACCGGTGAGTTCACCGGCTCGGTCCGTACTGCGGGCGCGTTCAGCCAGATGTTTACCTTTTTCCTTCCGGAAAATGGCTTCACCGCATCGTCGATCACTACCATCGCCATCACCATGGCAGGTAACATCGACTTCACTTCGGTGACGCTCAACGGCCAGGAATTCACTCTTTCGCCGACCGGATTTGTTGAGAATGGATTCATCCAGCTCTTCACCCGCGCGGGCGAACAGACGCTGATCGTCAACGGCATTTCGGGTACGAATGCTGGTTTCAGCGGCGTCGTCACCTTCACGCCGGGCGTTCCTGAGCCTGGCATGTGGCTGCTCATGATCCTTGGTTTCGGTGCAGTCGGCGGCGCAATGCGCTACCGCCGTCGCCAGAACCACAAAGTTTCGACGAAGTTCAGCTTCGCCTGA
- a CDS encoding glycosyltransferase family 2 protein, with the protein MKPEVSIIVPHYDDLQNLSACLDALERQSLNDGKTFEVIVADNCSPIAEHEILEVIAGRGRLVRVEERGAGPARNGGAKLAQGEVLAFTDSDCIPDAAWLQQGVAALANCDVVGGRMEVLVGSEKSKSGAEAFEQVFAFDNEKYVHSHGFTVTANLFCRAATFWDVGAFRTGVSEDVEWCRRATSKGYKLAYCQGALVGHPARRNWDELVRKWRRLDEESFALHRDEGKSGLRWLLRAGMVAFSIFPHAFKLAIAPELRGFGERARAFATLVAIRLWRAIHYVRLAILPKS; encoded by the coding sequence GTGAAGCCCGAAGTCAGCATCATCGTTCCGCACTATGACGATCTCCAGAATCTGTCGGCATGCCTGGATGCGCTTGAACGACAGAGCCTGAATGACGGAAAGACGTTCGAAGTTATCGTGGCCGACAATTGTTCGCCGATAGCCGAGCACGAAATTCTCGAGGTCATCGCCGGTCGCGGACGGCTGGTCAGGGTCGAGGAGCGCGGCGCCGGTCCGGCCCGGAATGGCGGGGCGAAACTTGCGCAAGGAGAGGTGCTGGCTTTCACCGACAGCGACTGCATCCCCGATGCCGCTTGGTTGCAACAAGGGGTCGCCGCCCTAGCAAATTGCGATGTCGTAGGCGGAAGAATGGAAGTTCTGGTCGGCAGCGAGAAAAGCAAGAGCGGGGCCGAAGCGTTCGAGCAGGTCTTCGCCTTCGACAACGAGAAATACGTTCACAGTCATGGCTTTACGGTAACGGCGAACCTGTTCTGCCGCGCCGCGACATTCTGGGATGTTGGGGCGTTCCGAACCGGGGTTTCCGAGGATGTGGAGTGGTGCCGTCGCGCCACCTCAAAAGGCTATAAGCTCGCCTATTGCCAAGGTGCGCTCGTCGGCCATCCTGCCCGCAGGAACTGGGATGAGCTGGTGCGCAAGTGGCGCCGACTCGACGAGGAAAGCTTTGCTTTGCACCGCGACGAAGGGAAGTCCGGCCTGCGATGGCTTTTGCGAGCAGGAATGGTAGCATTCTCTATCTTTCCCCACGCCTTCAAACTGGCCATCGCGCCGGAATTGCGAGGGTTCGGCGAACGTGCAAGGGCGTTTGCGACCTTGGTCGCGATCCGACTTTGGCGCGCCATCCACTACGTGCGCTTGGCGATATTACCCAAAAGCTGA
- a CDS encoding CatB-related O-acetyltransferase: MPGPIKVGRYCSIAKTVRSVPINHPYSALTTHPALYERKFGVVDQDITWDDALIIEDDVWIGHYAVILPNCKFIGRGSIIGAGAIVTKDVAPYSIVAGNPASKIRDRFSQDLQEAIEASRWWELSTEALRELIGRSPEAVFQPTPENLRKIQLAKPRRDPEVSAQ; this comes from the coding sequence ATGCCCGGACCGATCAAGGTCGGCAGATATTGCTCGATCGCAAAGACCGTTCGCTCGGTACCGATCAACCATCCCTATTCCGCGCTCACGACGCATCCGGCGCTCTATGAACGAAAATTCGGCGTGGTCGACCAGGATATCACGTGGGATGACGCCCTGATCATCGAAGACGATGTCTGGATCGGGCACTACGCGGTCATACTGCCAAACTGTAAGTTCATCGGCAGGGGATCTATTATTGGCGCGGGCGCGATCGTGACAAAGGATGTCGCTCCTTATTCCATCGTGGCCGGAAATCCCGCATCCAAAATCCGCGACCGCTTTTCGCAAGACTTGCAGGAAGCGATAGAGGCCTCCCGGTGGTGGGAACTCTCCACCGAAGCTCTGAGGGAGCTTATTGGGCGCAGCCCGGAAGCCGTATTCCAACCGACACCGGAAAATCTGCGAAAGATCCAACTGGCAAAGCCCAGGCGAGATCCGGAAGTTTCAGCACAGTGA
- a CDS encoding AAA family ATPase, translated as MSYSEKPGFWSRLLGRAQSDRIEEGHSEVAETSNIRGAAASARILRLSGEADDDTGNDPLPSFSGGRNRASGTPFAKAIMGQLRNAFTPSHPVSNGKRFAGRRALLQRIIRLLEDQHLHLVLYGDRGIGKTSIMRVLEEQASGAGYHASYNSCGSDTTFDSLIRSFAREIPLLFHSGFQPTDVEVERGDSFNALFGASPVTVADATTAFEHVEGANFLLLVDEFDRVSDEGVREQMAELIKNLSDRGTPIQFVIAGVASNLTALFSHIPSIRRNLIGLPVGRLSEDETQQLLDLGSKTASLIFDADAKDLIAQWSHGLPYLAQLLALHSSFNAVRGGRAKVGLDDVHRAGQEAEEEIGLRLSDQARETITHECVEGNFAALSALAKGALDGAETLETEPLDRVTPQVRSALLVEKNDHVVFKEEASISYILLLGRLLKRGEAQLIAAPVGR; from the coding sequence ATGAGCTATTCCGAAAAGCCCGGTTTTTGGTCGAGACTACTCGGCAGGGCGCAGTCCGACCGCATTGAAGAAGGCCATTCCGAGGTCGCAGAGACGTCGAATATCCGCGGTGCGGCCGCCTCCGCCCGCATACTGAGGCTGTCCGGGGAAGCTGACGACGATACGGGTAACGATCCCCTCCCGAGCTTCTCAGGCGGACGGAACAGGGCGAGCGGGACCCCCTTCGCAAAGGCCATCATGGGCCAGCTGCGCAATGCCTTCACACCATCGCACCCCGTCTCGAACGGAAAACGATTTGCCGGGCGGCGGGCTCTCCTCCAACGGATCATCCGTTTGCTCGAGGACCAGCATCTTCACCTGGTGCTTTACGGAGACAGGGGTATCGGCAAGACCTCGATCATGCGGGTCCTTGAGGAGCAGGCTTCTGGCGCAGGATATCACGCCAGCTACAACTCCTGTGGCTCCGACACGACATTCGACTCCCTGATCAGAAGCTTCGCGAGGGAAATCCCGCTGCTATTCCATTCAGGCTTCCAGCCTACGGATGTTGAAGTGGAGCGAGGTGACAGCTTCAACGCACTGTTCGGTGCCAGCCCGGTCACGGTGGCAGATGCCACTACGGCATTCGAACACGTGGAAGGCGCGAACTTCCTGCTCCTGGTAGATGAATTTGACCGTGTTTCGGATGAGGGTGTCCGCGAGCAGATGGCTGAATTGATCAAGAACCTCTCCGATCGCGGCACCCCGATACAGTTCGTGATTGCGGGCGTGGCATCCAACCTCACCGCACTGTTCTCGCATATCCCGTCGATCCGCAGGAACCTCATCGGATTGCCGGTCGGCAGGCTTTCGGAAGACGAGACCCAGCAATTGTTAGATCTCGGTTCGAAAACTGCTTCGCTCATCTTCGATGCTGATGCGAAGGACCTGATTGCTCAATGGTCGCACGGCCTCCCTTATCTGGCACAACTGCTGGCACTTCACTCCAGCTTTAATGCTGTTCGAGGTGGTCGGGCGAAAGTCGGCCTGGACGACGTTCACAGGGCCGGTCAGGAAGCCGAGGAAGAAATTGGCCTCAGGCTGTCAGATCAGGCGCGCGAAACGATCACCCACGAATGTGTGGAAGGGAATTTTGCGGCCCTTAGCGCTCTTGCCAAAGGGGCGCTTGATGGAGCTGAAACGCTGGAAACCGAACCGCTTGATCGTGTGACGCCACAAGTGCGGTCTGCGCTGCTCGTCGAGAAAAACGATCACGTGGTTTTCAAGGAAGAAGCCAGCATCTCCTACATTCTCTTGCTAGGACGGCTTTTAAAGCGTGGTGAAGCACAATTGATCGCCGCACCGGTAGGGCGATAG
- a CDS encoding XrtV sorting system accessory protein — translation METVYDWVTVLIFAGLITLFLQRSAMDEPPDTIWQYLPAAVGCAVANYLGNEGYDLLAVAAILGVLAYTYAILKPFRPA, via the coding sequence ATGGAAACGGTCTATGACTGGGTTACGGTCCTGATTTTCGCAGGATTAATAACCCTATTTCTCCAGCGCTCGGCGATGGATGAGCCGCCCGACACGATCTGGCAGTATCTTCCGGCTGCTGTGGGCTGTGCCGTGGCCAACTATCTCGGGAACGAAGGGTACGACCTGCTTGCGGTCGCCGCGATACTCGGGGTGCTTGCTTACACTTACGCGATCCTCAAACCATTCCGCCCCGCCTGA